Within Phycodurus eques isolate BA_2022a chromosome 7, UOR_Pequ_1.1, whole genome shotgun sequence, the genomic segment taattgctgtagaaattatttatttattttctgtttaggactatgattttaaataggtaaattggCTTGTTTTGCTAGTAAATCAATTGCAAAATCTGAATAATCAAATGATAAAATCGTGCTTgtgatttttggaaaaaaataaataaataaaaaataaaacatatatatatatggtggtacacttatgcaatcgtTTTTAGATTTATTCATGTCAATCCCATTGCTGTGGTAATGCTTAAAATTAAGTGGTTTTCCCAGGAGAAGTAGGTTAGTAGGCCTCATTATGACCTGGCCCCTCTGAGTCAaaaattttttcaaataaaagtaaagccttGGTTTTtgattttggttgtttttttttttaaaatagttgacctgttttgtcagccactgcttgttgcagacaattttcttgttcacagtaaaatattttgcaaatatatctCAAATCAGTCAATGTTTACTTAAGACGATactatggtatgccatggtcatgctgtacctaCTCAAAAAAGGGtgtgaccaaatcatgtgctggtgcgaCCAATTGAAAAAGTTGGCCACACCAGTGCTACCAGTGCAGAGGTTAGTGTATAGCCCTGTCATCTAACTTGTTGACACTATCATGTGTTTCAAGTATAAGTCGTGTCTTTCACAAGTTTTAgacaagcaagtcgcaagtcctaaaACTGCCGACTCCAGTCTGACtttgagtcaagtcatgtgacttgaaTCTTCCACCTCTGCAACCCTGTATGGAGGGAGACGAgcatttaaatacattaaagaGTTCATGTCAGGTTAATCTGGCTACTGTTTTAGTTAACTGAAATCTGACACGTTAATCTCAACATATGCCCGCCCACATGGACTCGTATCGTAATTGGACTGAATTGTATTATACCTGGAGCAAACCGTATCATATGATCACACATACCATATTGAATCGTACCTCGAACGAATGGTAATGTATCATAACTGGAGTATTCTATTCTTATTGATTGAGTTGTATAATAACTGGAGTAAACTACTGTAGATCAATGGATTGTAATTGGAATGAATTGTATTGCATCGTATTGAGTTAATTGACTGCTTTTGTCATCGAGTGAACTGTAACTACAGTGAATCGTATTGTATAGAGTTGCATTGCATTGTAATTGGAGTGCATCGTATGCATCAAAATTGGAGTGATTCAAAGGCTATCATCATTGGGTTGAATCATATTGCGACTGGAGTGAATTGTATCACAACtggagtgaatcatattgtACCCGATCACATCGCATGGAAAATGGCTTGAATTCTATTTATCATAATTGGAGTGATTCGACTGGAGTGAATCGAATATTATTGTCATTGGCGTTAACTGTATTGTAACTGTACTGAATTGTATTGCAATTGTGAGTGAATCGTATCGTGTCACAATTGTGAGTGAATTGTATCGCAATTGGAGTGAATGGCATTGTAAGTACAGTAAACTATCGTAATTGAAAGATCACAAATGGAGTGAATTGTATACATGGCAAGAAAAGAGTATTCTTGAGTATTTAACCACATTAAAGAGTTCACCTCAGGTTAATCTGGCTGCTGTTTTAGTTCCCTGAAATCTGCCACATGCTAATCTCAACAACACATGGCTGCATGGATTTGAATGTAACTTGactgtaaaatataaatgtttaaatattttccGACTGTACCGTGGCAGAGTTGGCATCCTTGCGTCTGTTGGGAATCTCGGCTTTGTTGGGATTGTGAGCAGAGCTGACCATTGGACTGGAGGGTGTCGGGATGCTCCGAGAGCCAACGGCATTGTTGCTGGGTTTACGGACAGAGAGCCTCTCCTCCTTGAGCCCAGCTGCTTCTCCCACACCGCTAGGGCTTCGCTTGGGATGAGCCGACCCGGGTGCTGCCGGACCACCTACAAAACAAGGGATGTAAGCCAATGAAGACCACTTTGAGGCCGTAATGCTATGACGTCATCAAGTCATACAGAAGTCAGAGTGTCGTCTCTGGCGCTGGTAGGTGGAGACGCTGCGTTGTGGCTTCTGGGCTGAGGAGGAAGAAGTAGCACCAGAGGAGGAAGTAGAGTGTTTGCTGGTACCATTGGCGATGGCGCCGGGCCTGACGCGAGCCAGACTGAGACTGCTACCCGACCGGGTCACACTGTTTTCGACCTGAGAAAACAGACAGTGACTGCAATGAGTTTTGTAGTAGTGTTTTATTGGGATGGTAAAGAGCACGTCATAGAAGAAGTGGCCCTAAGAGAGAGTAGAGTGGCTCTACGTTTTGGAGGCAAGAATTCTAGATCGCTGTAATTGGGTTAAATCGTACCCAAATTGAAGTAGAATAGTATCGTAACTGAAGTGAAAGGGGTTCTTCCTTATCATATATCGCAGTGCACTGGATCGTAATTAAACTGAATAATATGTAATGTCCAGTATTTGGAGTCAATTGTAATTGGATAGAATCATATTGTGATTGGAGTAAATTATATTGTAACTAGAGTAAATCCTATCCGCACTGTATCACAATTGGAATAATTCGGATTTTAAATGGACCAAATCGTATTTGGAGGAAGTTGTTTTTCAGTTAGTGAATTGGATGGTACagtggtacggaaagtattcagacccccttaaaatttgtacttttttatattgcagccatttgctaaaatcatttaagttaatttttccccacattaatgtacacacaacaccccatattgacagaaaaaaacagaattgttgaaatttttgcatttttattaaaaaagaaaaatttaaatatcacatagccataagtattcagaccctttgctcagtatttagtagaagcacccttttgagctaatacagcagtgagtctttttgggaatgatgcaccaagtttttcacacctggatttgggaatcatctgccattcctccttgcagatcttctccagttctgtcaggttggatggtgaacgttggtgggcagccattttcaggtctttccagagatgctcaattgggtttaagtcagggctctggctggcccattcaaaaacagtcacagagttgttctgaagccactcctttggtattttagctgtgtgcttagggtcattgtcttttttgaaggtgaaccttcggcccagtctgaggttctgagcactctggagaaggttttcatccaggatatcccatgtacttggccgcattaatcttttcttcgattgcaaccagtctccctgtccctgcagctgtaAAACACAcccgcagcatgatgctgccaccaccatgcttcactattgggactgtattggacagtggatgagcagtgcctggttttctccacacatgccacttagaattaaggccaacaatttctatcttggtctcatcagattagagaatcttatttttcaccatcttgtagtccttcaggtgttttttagcaaaccccatgcaggctttcatgtgtcttgcactgaggagaggcttccgccgggtcactctgccataaagccccgactggtggagggctgcagtgatggttgactttgtagaactttctcccgTCTCCCGACTGGAGAGAACGGccctctcaccaaggctcttctcccccaattgctcattttggacggacggccagctctaggaagggttctgatcatcccaaacgtcttccatttcaggattatggaggccactgtgctcttagaaaccttaagtgcagcagaattttttttgtaaccttggccagatctgtgccttgccacaattctgtctctgagctcttctggcagttcctttgagctcatgattctcatttgctctgacatgcactgtgaggtgtAACGTCTTATATacacaggggtgtggcttttctaatcaagtccaatcagcataatcaaacacagctgtactccaatgaaggtgtagaaccattttaacgatgatcagaagaaatggacagcacccgagttaaatatatgagtgtcacagcaaagggtatgttaaatcatacaaggaatcaaaagttattgtattgtattgcattGTAATATGAGTGAATAGTATTGTAActggagtgaatcatatcaCAATGCATCATAATTGCTATCAGATTGTACCAGATCGCAAAAGGAATTAATAGTTTCATATCGTATTCAAAATGAATTGTATCGTAGCGCAACATATCGTAATTGCAGTGAATTGAATCTTATCATACCGCATCTTTATTGGGGTGAGTCGTATTATAAGGCATTGTTGTTGTAGTGAATTACACCATATCGTATGACATCGTAATTGGATTGAATTGTATCATGTCATAATTGGAGTGAAACAGACTGTATTGTATCGCGATATAATTGGGAGTGAATCGTATCTTAATTGGAGTGGCTTGTATCGTATTGCAACTCATCGCAACTAGATTAAATCGTATCGTATCTCAAGTAAATGATCATTTCAATCATATTTGGCGTGAATCATATAGACAACGTCAAGCCCATATGCCATACTTGCCTCACTCTTGCGTGCTAGCAGCAAGTACGTGGCAGTCACCTCATTGTACTTGTGACTGACCAGGGAATCTCGGATCTCCTCCCTGGTGAAGCCCATCCCTACCATCACATCTGCAACACCAGGTTTCAAAGTCACGCAGGCTTCAATTCAGTGTTTGCATCATTCCGAGGGTCTTTTGTGGGGGTTTTACTGACCGATGCGGGCAGTGTCGTCGAAGTCCTCCTCGGGCTCTTTGTGAGGTTTCAGCTCCTCTCCGTCATAGCTCACGTTCAACCACTTGTCTTTCATGATTTGCTGGTAAAGACACCAGGGAAATAAGTGAGTATGTATTATTAGATCTTGTCATGTCTACAAGATAGGGCCGGGCAAAATGGCCTTaaaaaaatctcagattttaatCCATGTTTTCCCCTTCGCGTCCCCATAAAATGACAATGTCAGTACAGCACTCGTAGGAGtagttttgctctttgttttgttcccTTTTGGAACATGCTTTATTTCTCCTAAAACCAAATTAGctttggaacagttttgctgtacTTTTCCCTGCATCAACAGCAATAATGGAAATGCATAATTTTTTTGAAACAGATAATGTCAAAATTAGTGCTTCTTGGAAAATGTCCCATTTGtcagaaaataaatttaaacaCTATCCTTAATAGATCGGCATttgaaatgttcaacaattaaacataaaatcaGCCAGAAAACTGCATGACTGGTCCATGTCTGGACAGAGGTACTGTAAATGGTCAACAATGAGGTTAAAATTTACAATTAATAGAGGAATTGGTGTTTTGAATATATTTAAAGGATGAGAGAATGTCTCTCTTGCTGATTCGATTATCAGATCACTAATTTAAAgcgctgtgaaaaagtattgccgctcttttcaaattcttatatatttgtttagattttcttttcaaattcttatatatatttttttttatatttccccACTTTTAATGTTTatgatcatcaaacacatgtaaatatcagacaaatacaacccaagtgaacttaaaatgcagtttttaaattttgatttcatttactaagggaaaaaaaactattcaaagttacctgaccctgtgtgaaaaagtaatgcccccctaAACCTCATAACTGGTTGgaccatcctcagcagcagcaacagttgaaatcaagcgttttctataactgacaATGAGGCGtttacatctctgtggagattctggcccactcttccttgcagaattgtttgaattcagcaaaaatttagttttttttttcagcatgtactgcctttttaaggtcatgccactgcatttcaattggattccaGTCTGGATTTTgacaaggccactccaaaacgttcatttttgttttcttaagccattctgaagttgacttgctagtgtgttttggatcgttatcttGCTGCAGatcccaagtgtgcttcagcttgaggtcacaaactgatggctgaacattctccttcaataATTTCTATTctagagcagaattcatggttccatcaatcacagcaagttgtccaggtccagaaggagaaaagcagcccaagaccatcagactactaccaccatgtttgacttgtCTGTATGACGTTCTTTTTTGAAAATGCTTTGCCACATTTttgccagatgtaatgagacacacgccttccaaaaagttcaactttcatctcatcaatccatataatattcacccaaaagtcttgggaatcattccgATGCAAAAGTATGATGGACCTTCATGTTacttttggtcagcagtggtttttgccttggaactctgctatggatgtcattttttcccagtctcttccttattgttctgtcatgaacactgaccttaactgaggcaagggaggcctgcagttctttagaggTTGTCCTGAggtcctttgtgacctcctggattagtcattgctgttctcttgggtaTTCtctgtaggccggccactcctgggaaggttcaccactgttccatgttttctgcaGGTGATGATAATGGCTCTCCTTACGGTTCggtggaatcctaaagctttaaaaatggcttttgtaaaacttttcagactgatagatgtcaattactttagttctcgactgttctggaatttctttggatcgtgtcattttgctccatcttttttagatcttttgtctgacttgattttgtcaggacatattttgttttgagtgatttcttgattgaccAACTgtaggtaatcaggcttgggtgtgatcagtgcaAAGTAACCAACAATTGTGATTTGCCAcaattaatttatgatttaacaaggggggtaattacttttttcacacagggccaggtaactttgaatatataggttttcctcaataaatgaaatcaccatttaaaacagcaatttaagttcacttgggttatatttgtctggtatttatatttgtttgatgatccagccatccattttcttccgcttctGAGGTCTGGTCAcgtgggcagtagctttaatagggaagcccagacttccctctccccagccacttcaaccagctctCCCTTTGgttcccgaggcgttcccaggccagccgggagaggtagtctctccagcatgtcctgggtcgtccccgaggtttcctcccggtgggacatgcccggaacacctcacaagggaggcgtccaggaggcatcctaatcagatgcccaagccccCTCATCTGCCTCCTCACAATGCAAAGCAGTAGCAGCTCTACtgtgagcccctcccggatgacttgagcttctcacccaatcTCTCAGGGAAAGCccgaacaccctgcggaggaaactcatttcggccgcttgtatccgggatcttgttctttcggtgacccgcgtccaggcgaGGGAAAACGAGATCCGATATTTTTCATCGTCACAAGGGGTCTTTGAGTTTATGTTTGGTGAGCTCAAACAttaaaagtggggaaactatgcaaaaacataagaatttgaggagacaaatatttttttacagcactgTAGGTACGTAAAAGCAGCACTGTAGGTACGTTCCAAACAGCAAGTGGGTCCATGTGTCTGTTGTCGAAGAGTTGCACTGCACCTCCTTCTGTTCTTtcttgaactcattcactgccatccttccgagttaacatggatatttgacttctaaagctgtcaatggcagtgattgTGTTAATGTAGcgttgtacaggtgaggcaagcCAACGTCAGCatatttgcagcttggaagcacatacctcggtTTAAAAGTTTCCAATGTGGATAAATGACTGCTTTTGCAATGTATAaatgtctttggcaatgttgaGTGCGACTGCCTTCCACTGTGCTCCTTTTTGTAATACAAAAAGGTTTTCTCATGGTGTCTGTTTCTTAGCAGAAATTAGCTGCTGttgcttttaaaacaaaaataaataaataaaaaatcatcagAGGGGTCAGAAATGTCACTAAATATAGCTACCAAAttgctaagttggcaacacCGACGGTGCTTTCGTAAACTAGCACCACTATGTTCACAGAACATGTCGTTGTTCAGTGGGGTTGCACTGTGAACTGGGGCAGacgcaataaaaaaacaaagaaataacagATTGCACTGATAAGTAAACTTGAATTATTAGCCCAGCCCTACTACAAGAGTCCCTGGTCACCTCCAGCGAACAGCGCTTGGATGGGTTGAGGACAAGAAAGCGGCGCAAGATTCCCTCACAGTCTGTAGACATGTAGAAGGGCACGCGATATTTCCCTCTCAGGACACGCTCACGCAGCTCCTGAATGCAACACAAATTCAGATGAGTTTCGGCCACAGAGACAATGATACTTGAAAGAACAACCACAACCTATGCCCACCTTCAGGTTTTGGCCGTCAAAGGGGAGCGAGCCGCTGACCAGTGTGTAGAGGATGACGCCCAGGCTCCAGATGTCCACCTCGGGGCCGTCGTACTTCTTGCCCTGGAAGAGTTCAGGTGCGGCATAGGGTGGAGAGCCGCAGAAGGTGTCCAGCTTGTTGCCCGCCATGAACTCATTACTGAAGCCAAAGTCAGCGATTTTGATGTTGGAGTTGGCGTCC encodes:
- the mark4b gene encoding MAP/microtubule affinity-regulating kinase 4 isoform X7, which translates into the protein MSLLRAALPGNERNPDHHTSLSTSRSDKGSGWSSRSLGARCRNSIALCSDEQPHIGNYRLLKTIGKGNFAKVKLARHILTGREVAIKIIDKTQLNPTSLQKLFREVRIMKTLNHPNIVQLFEVIETEKTLYLIMEYASGGEVFDYLVAHGRMKEKEARGKFRQIVSAVHYCHQKNIVHRDLKAENLLLDANSNIKIADFGFSNEFMAGNKLDTFCGSPPYAAPELFQGKKYDGPEVDIWSLGVILYTLVSGSLPFDGQNLKELRERVLRGKYRVPFYMSTDCEGILRRFLVLNPSKRCSLEQIMKDKWLNVSYDGEELKPHKEPEEDFDDTARIDVMVGMGFTREEIRDSLVSHKYNEVTATYLLLARKSEVENSVTRSGSSLSLARVRPGAIANGTSKHSTSSSGATSSSSAQKPQRSVSTYQRQRRHSDFCGPAAPGSAHPKRSPSGVGEAAGLKEERLSVRKPSNNAVGSRSIPTPSSPMVSSAHNPNKAEIPNRRKDANSATNNVSASGMTRRNTYVCSTDRHSLLQNGKENSSFSHRLAPASPSTHSITGASASSSSSTSMPSSRLFRGSTARSTFHGGQIRDRRPPLNMAPASPTLSHDTSGTPPIARTPRATSNLLSKLTSKLTRRRT